A window of Hevea brasiliensis isolate MT/VB/25A 57/8 chromosome 14, ASM3005281v1, whole genome shotgun sequence contains these coding sequences:
- the LOC110640984 gene encoding uncharacterized protein LOC110640984 isoform X2 — protein sequence MPLDFSCPSFQGLVSLLLHLLRSTVCFFDGGFLFFSVICESLRKRVLGYGLCADFQFSLAHQTSSEEAYYPILQFLILLPSLQCGGLYICLNYPHPIVHEPWNPFHFEAKYTVMQQEIEINSKSSSRK from the exons ATGCCTCTGGATTTCTCCTGTCCTTCATTCCAAGGCTTAGTCTCTCTTCTTCTGCATCTCCTCCGATCCACT GTTTGCTTCTTCGATGGGGGTTTCTTGTTTTTCTCTGTTATATGTGAGAGTTTAAGGAAAAGGGTTTTAGGCTATGGACTTTGCGCGGACTTCCAG TTCTCCCTTGCCCATCAGACATCGAGTGAAGAAGCATATTACCCAATACTTCAATTTCTAATTCTGCTGCCCTCACTGCAATGTGGTGGGCTATATATCTGCCTGAACTATCCTCATCCTATTGTACATGAACCTTGGAATCCTTTCCACTTTGAAGCCAAGTATACAGTCATGCAAcaagaaattgaaattaatagCAAAAGCAGctcaagaaaatga
- the LOC110640984 gene encoding uncharacterized protein LOC110640984 isoform X1, whose translation MPLDFSCPSFQGLVSLLLHLLRSTVCFFDGGFLFFSVICESLRKRVLGYGLCADFQVKIKKKKKFMFSYLFSLAHQTSSEEAYYPILQFLILLPSLQCGGLYICLNYPHPIVHEPWNPFHFEAKYTVMQQEIEINSKSSSRK comes from the exons ATGCCTCTGGATTTCTCCTGTCCTTCATTCCAAGGCTTAGTCTCTCTTCTTCTGCATCTCCTCCGATCCACT GTTTGCTTCTTCGATGGGGGTTTCTTGTTTTTCTCTGTTATATGTGAGAGTTTAAGGAAAAGGGTTTTAGGCTATGGACTTTGCGCGGACTTCCAGGTgaagataaagaaaaagaaaaaattcatGTTTTCGTACTTG TTCTCCCTTGCCCATCAGACATCGAGTGAAGAAGCATATTACCCAATACTTCAATTTCTAATTCTGCTGCCCTCACTGCAATGTGGTGGGCTATATATCTGCCTGAACTATCCTCATCCTATTGTACATGAACCTTGGAATCCTTTCCACTTTGAAGCCAAGTATACAGTCATGCAAcaagaaattgaaattaatagCAAAAGCAGctcaagaaaatga